From a single Elgaria multicarinata webbii isolate HBS135686 ecotype San Diego chromosome 18, rElgMul1.1.pri, whole genome shotgun sequence genomic region:
- the VPS37B gene encoding vacuolar protein sorting-associated protein 37B isoform X1, producing MAVDVRRLEGLSLHQLNELLDDEEQLQAVALEMEEAQNVQLSKDVTLASNRSLAEGNLLYQPRLEALKATLTQKYQELHVLFEAYQIKKTKLDRQSSNASLETLLALLQTEGAKIEEDTENMAEKFLDGEVPLDTFVDEYQNQRKLAHLRRVKIEKLQEMVLKGPRLPLAPPQPRAADAPPAHPVSEANAPPSVMPRRNPPPPPPPASAVPPGRFPTPFTAAMNAGPALPYPSVPYPPLPPRTGVPSASQMPPPGYPTPFAPQYPPALPQRPPPRLPPNPGFILH from the exons ATGGCGGTGGACGTGAGGCGGCTGGAGGGCCTGAGCCTTCACCAGCTGAACGAGCTGCTGGACGACGAGGAGCAGCTGCAGGCGGTGGCCCTGGAGATGGAGGag GCCCAAAACGTCCAGCTCAGCAAGGACGTGACGCTTGCCAGCAACCGCAGCCTGGCGGAAGGCAACCTCTTGTACCAACcgaggctggaggctctgaaggcCACCTTGACGCAGAAGTACCAGGAGCTGCACGTTCTCTTTGAAGCATATCAGATAAAGAAAACCAAACTAG ACAGACAATCCAGCAATGCCTCCTTGGAGACCCTCCTAGCACTGCTTCAGACCGAAGGGGCTAAAATTGAAGAAGACACTGAG AACATGGCTGAGAAGTTTCTGGATGGCGAAGTCCCCCTGGACACCTTTGTGGATGAATACCAGAACCAAAGGAAACTGGCTCACCTGCGGCGTGTAAAAATAGAAAAACTGCAAGAGATGGTGCTGAAGGGGCCCCGGCTGCCCCTGGCCCCCCCTCAGCCACGCGCAGCTGACGCTCCCCCAGCGCATCCGGTGTCGGAGGCGAACGCCCCTCCTTCCGTCATGCCTCGCCGGaaccctccgccgccgccgcctccagccTCCGCAGTCCCGCCAGGACGCTTCCCTACTCCGTTCACAGCTGCCATGAACGCAGGACCGGCCCTGCCCTATCCAAGCGTCCCGTACCCTCCGCTCCCCCCGCGGACGGGAGTTCCATCTGCGAGCCAGATGCCGCCGCCGGGTTACCCGACTCCGTTTGCGCCGCAGTACCCTCCCGCCTTGCCCCAGAGACCGCCGCCTCGCCTCCCGCCAAACCCGGGCTTTATCCTGCACTGA
- the VPS37B gene encoding vacuolar protein sorting-associated protein 37B isoform X2, whose amino-acid sequence MGVPGAQNVQLSKDVTLASNRSLAEGNLLYQPRLEALKATLTQKYQELHVLFEAYQIKKTKLDRQSSNASLETLLALLQTEGAKIEEDTENMAEKFLDGEVPLDTFVDEYQNQRKLAHLRRVKIEKLQEMVLKGPRLPLAPPQPRAADAPPAHPVSEANAPPSVMPRRNPPPPPPPASAVPPGRFPTPFTAAMNAGPALPYPSVPYPPLPPRTGVPSASQMPPPGYPTPFAPQYPPALPQRPPPRLPPNPGFILH is encoded by the exons ATGGGCGTCCCGGGT GCCCAAAACGTCCAGCTCAGCAAGGACGTGACGCTTGCCAGCAACCGCAGCCTGGCGGAAGGCAACCTCTTGTACCAACcgaggctggaggctctgaaggcCACCTTGACGCAGAAGTACCAGGAGCTGCACGTTCTCTTTGAAGCATATCAGATAAAGAAAACCAAACTAG ACAGACAATCCAGCAATGCCTCCTTGGAGACCCTCCTAGCACTGCTTCAGACCGAAGGGGCTAAAATTGAAGAAGACACTGAG AACATGGCTGAGAAGTTTCTGGATGGCGAAGTCCCCCTGGACACCTTTGTGGATGAATACCAGAACCAAAGGAAACTGGCTCACCTGCGGCGTGTAAAAATAGAAAAACTGCAAGAGATGGTGCTGAAGGGGCCCCGGCTGCCCCTGGCCCCCCCTCAGCCACGCGCAGCTGACGCTCCCCCAGCGCATCCGGTGTCGGAGGCGAACGCCCCTCCTTCCGTCATGCCTCGCCGGaaccctccgccgccgccgcctccagccTCCGCAGTCCCGCCAGGACGCTTCCCTACTCCGTTCACAGCTGCCATGAACGCAGGACCGGCCCTGCCCTATCCAAGCGTCCCGTACCCTCCGCTCCCCCCGCGGACGGGAGTTCCATCTGCGAGCCAGATGCCGCCGCCGGGTTACCCGACTCCGTTTGCGCCGCAGTACCCTCCCGCCTTGCCCCAGAGACCGCCGCCTCGCCTCCCGCCAAACCCGGGCTTTATCCTGCACTGA